From the Entelurus aequoreus isolate RoL-2023_Sb linkage group LG13, RoL_Eaeq_v1.1, whole genome shotgun sequence genome, the window ccaacgctagccgccaaccgcatctgtgatcgggtgaagtccttcgtcgcgtcgtcgatcgctggaacgcaggtgagcacgggtgttgatgagcagatgagggctggctggtgtaggtggagcgctaatgttttatcatagctctgtgaggtccggttgctaagttgctaagttagtttcagcgtcgttagcaacagcattgttaagctttgccaggctgagaattattaaccgtgtagttacatgtacatggtttaatagtattgttgatcttctgtctatccttccagtcagggatttatttattttgtttctatctgcatttgagcccgatgctatcacgttagctcagtagctaaagagcttcgccaatgtattgtcgtggagataaaaagtcactgtgaatgtccatttcgcgttctcgactctcattttcaaaaggatatagtatccgaggtggtttaaaatacaaatccgtgatccacaatagaaaaaggagaaagtgtgaaatccaatgagccagcttgtacctaagttacggtcagagcgaaaaaatatatgttttgcactgcattctagtccgtcactctaacgttcctcatccacaaatcttttatcttcgctcaaattaatggggtaatcgtcgctttctcggtccgaaacgctttagctgcgttgaaaacaataggaaaatatgaggaagcgaacaactgactacgtcacgctacttccggtaggggcaaggctttttttatcagagaccaaaagttgcgaactttatcgtcgttgttctatactaaatcctttcagcaaaaatatggcaatattgcgaaatgatcaagtatgacacatagaatggatctgctatccccttttaaataaaaaaaaatgcatttcagtaggcctttaacccttggGGATCCCTCAAATAGGTGCTGGGGACCCAGAAGGGTGTCAGCCATAAAAGTCGTATAAATTAATATTTGTTGTACTTTTAAATGcataaatctgtagatcaacatgTTAATAACAAATCAAACCAAACCATAttcatatagcacttttcataaacAGGAAAGTGttgttcaaaaaaaaagaaaagaaaacacacgtacacacacactcacaaacacacacactcacacgtgcATTCACACACGCCACTACTGACAATAAcgcgacaaaaacaaaacatggcatggcgctgaggatttgaggaaaaacgccacctttgaggcgtccacactggagaataacaaaAATTAACGGCATCTAAAAAAAATGGTATGAAACATATGATAAAATATctgtaaaaaatacaatacaaataatacaataataagttGATAAAAACGTAACATtgagatcagaatcagaatcagaatcagaatcgttttattgccattgtttgagaacgggttcacaaactaggaatttttcttggtgcaaacgtgcgacataaaacacatataacacatatttggtataaaaagagctgtgactgagctatcagatagacttagaagggattcaaggaattcaaggagctgctgttaggagttattgttcatttgcctgatggccgaggggaaaaaactgttcaggtggcgggaggtgtgggtctggatggagcgtagtctcctgcctgaggggagaggggagaatagtgtgtgtccagggtgagaagagtcagctgtgatccgacccacacgccacctggtcctggaggagaacaagtcctggagggatgggagcttgcagccaatcaccttctcagcagcacgtacgatgcgctgcagtctattcttatcctggactgtggcgccggggaaccacactgtgatggaggaggtcaggatggactctatgatggctgagtaaaactgcaccagcatctctgtcggcaccttaagtttcctcagctgccgcaagaagtacatcctctgcttggccttcttgatgagggagctgatggtcagctcccacttgaggtcctgggtgatggtggtgcccaagaaacggaaggagtccacaatggggacaggggtgggagagtcaatcagggtgaggggggatgatggggctgtgactttcctgaagtccatgatcatctccactgttttctgggcgttcagctccaggttgttgaggctgcaccaggacgtcagccggtccacctctctcctgtaggcggactcatcgccattcgagatgagcccgatgagggtggtgtcatccacaaacttgagcagttttacggattggtgactggaggtgcagcagtttgtatacagggagaagagccagggggagagtacacagccctgaggagtaccagtgtttgtggttcgactgtccgagacaatcttccccagccgtacgtgctgtctttggtctgtcaggaagtcattaatccaactgcagagggagtcgggcacgctgagctggtagagcttgtctcgtagcagtccagggaggatggtgttgaaggcagagctgaagtccacaaacaggatcctagcgtaggttcctggggagtccagatgctccaggatgaagtggagggccaggttcactgcatcatccacagacctgttggctctgtaggcgaactgcagtgggtccaggaggggggcggtgatgtccttgaggtggggcaggaccaagcgctcaaaggacttcatgaccacagacgtcagcgcgaccggcctgtagtcatttagtcctgtgatccgtgctttcttggggacagggacaatggtagaggtcttaaagcaggacggcacgcggcatagctccagagaggtgttaaaaatgtcagtgaagacaggagccagctggtccgcacagtgtctgagagtggagggggagacaccatccggcccgggggccttccgcgtattcagcttcaagaactgccggcgtacatcctcttctttgatggagagggtctttacagcatatgatgtttttggagtcctgtgatgtcattggagtcctttgagtcctttaactcctttaatgatgtgctggcattggtggggagggtgatggtggggggagcatggctttgatgagctgaaggccgttcatgacgacagtaatgtgtgttgaggccctgagcgagagtctggTCatctcagggcctggggggttttgggcttatagttcgtaagggcccttagacctctccaaactgccgcagaatcattggagcggaaccgttcctgtagacggttagagtacacagatttagctttctccacttccctgctgaagtggtacttcgcttctctgtatgtacttcggtccccgcttctccacgcagcctccttctttttgcgcagctgtcggagcttgggtgtgaaccagggcttgtcgttgttataacaaaccctggtgcgcgttggaatgatgcgcgcctcattgaactgtatgtatgaggtcacagtgtccgtatactcgtccagattgttcatggccgctccaattgcctcccagtctgtcgtttcccagcaagcacgcaactcgtccacagactcagcggtgaaacacttaatgttcctcataacaggtttagccagtttcagtctctgtctgtatgaagggattaagtgcaccatcacgtgatctgatagtccaagagcagcgcgcgggactgcatgaaaagccttgctcaatgtagtgtagcagtgatccagcgtgttctcctctccggtcgggcatttaataaacagtctatactttggtaattcctggctcaaatttcccttgttaaagtcaccaagcacgataacaagagagtcaggaaaagaccgttccacatgtaagatctgtcctgcgagcgcacGCTGAGTGTcatgcacgtccgcgccgggcgggatgtaaacagccacgagaatgaatgaaacaatctcacgcggtgagtaaaagggcttacagtggatgaagaaatattccagagaagaagaacagtgtctaaaaattacagtcacgtctgtgcaccagctattgttgataaagaagcatagtcccccgcctctttttttgccagagagcgccgcgtctccgtccgcgcggaggagataataatagtagtaatttgAATAcaattaagataaaaaaaaaaaacagtttaacatgatcagtaaaaagcctgattaaaaacatGTCTTTAGCctttaaaaatgaaataataatttaacggtctctgcagtcctgaggctctctggcaggctgttccacaggtgggaGCCATAGTGGCTATATGCCGCCTACCtgtgggtctttgttctggtatttggtaaagataaagggccagtgccagaggacctcaggatcTGCGAGTGTTGATAAGGTAAAAGCAGGTAAGATAGGTGAGAAGGCGCAAGGCCATCAAAACATTTGAAAACCAATAATTGAACTTTAAAATTGACCCTGAAGCGacattaaaactggtgtaatgtgcgcctACCCTCTAGTCTTCGTCAGCGCGGGTGCAGCTGAGTTCTGTAATAATTGTCGACTTCTGATATTCTTTCTTGGAAtatcgattttgcatgtcactataaagttacataagccttgcttgttcaatattcaatgcaaaacttgtttggttccctattaaaaggttaatttgttcaaccttggcccgcggctttgttcagttttaaattttggcccactctgtatttgagtttgacacccctgcgctaaCGTTTAAAATGAACATTCTGTTGCATGATGTCATCTTCAAAGGCAATACAAATACCCACAAAGGGTCCCCCCCATGGGTTAATCACAACATGTGGCATTTCTCCATTAGAACCATCACCAATTGATTAATCTATTAcgaaaaagggaccacaaaaagaGCATTTGTTGAATGTTGAAGTGCAGCATGGGACATGTCTAattcactcttctgtcattgcCTTCAGGCAGTGTGTGGCCGAGGAGCTGCCGTTTGCCGACGGCTCGGTGGACCTGATAACTGCCATGTCTGCCTTCCACTGGTTTGACAGGCCACGCTTTCTTCAGGAGGCCCATCGGGTCCTGAAGCCTCACGGCTGCTTGGCTCTGCTCAACTACACCGTCGAGATGGATCTCAGCTACCCCGGTTGCTGCTTGCAGTCACTGAACCAAGTCTGCAAAGAGGTGCTTGTTTTGGTTTAACCTCTTTAAATATTGGAACTGCTGAACCAAAGAAGTTCCAACCAACTACTCTGTAGATCAGACCTGGgatgcggcccattaagcttttcaatctggcccgccggacattcccaaataatttttttagatatataagatggaaactgtagctgccattattatgtgcagtgatgttttccaatgaccgtgagtcttgaactatacaaagtatttcaatggctggagtctgtgcttttgcatgatatactagttactatggtcatctaattagttactatggtcatctaattagttactatggtcatctaattagatacaatggtcatctaaggagcgtttccacagagtgtgcccagagcggccagcctgaaatgcgaaaGGAGATTTttccaacaaagttctaaagcagacctgggcaaattaaggcccgggggccacatgcggtccgttaagcttttcaatctggcccgccagacattcccaaataattagtTTAGAtctttaaggtggaaagtgtagctgccattatgatgtgcagtgatgttttctaatgaccgtaagtcttcaactatactaagtattccaagggttggaatctgtgcttttgcatgatatactagttactatggtcatctaattagttactatggtcatctaattaactactatggtcatctaattagatactatggtcatctaattagttactatggtcatctaattagatacaatggtcatctaattagttactatggtaatataagtcacagcagctcagacgaggcaccaagcagtgtgggtggggagcgtttccacagagtgtttccagagtctgaaatgtgggtgtcagggacagacgcggaaggagatttttacaacaaagtcctgcaataaaagtgatattatatcaaattgtaggtgttttttttttttttactcttcgcattcatattttgccgtgtttgttgcatttttgttgtgtttcgcttgattgtaaataatgtagatcGAGAAGGGGTGTGAGGAGTAAAAGAGgatcgacgttcatatgttgtcaatattcagtgttttatcgttcataggtaatattgtaaatcccacattattgtcatgtactttctgggtgtctcattcagtagaaaatgtaaaattccatcccgttttttaaggtggtctgtcataacgtttttagcattcaatcagacattattgtgaggttttgtattagtgttaggacccaaacacacatactgtacagcacattTTCACATcttaaatgtgtgtgtgggtgtgtgtctgtgcgtgcgcatatttatatatatatatatatatatatatatatatttggtttatattgtatatatgttatagacataatataatatatctgcatataaattactctgtacacatattatgtatatattcgtatatatgttacattttttacagctatattagtctatttatacctgcattgtcctttccatcattgtaactgagctactgtgttgaacaatttcccttgtggatcattaaagtttgtctaagtctaagtctatatatatatatatatatatatatatatatatatatatatatatatatatatatatatatatatatatatatatatatatatatatatatatatatatatatatatatatatatatatatatatatatatatatatatatatatatatatatatgctgtgtatatatatatatatatatatatatatatatatatatatatatatatatatgctgtgtatatatatatatatatatatatatatatatatgctgtgtatatatatatctatgtatatatatatatatatatatatatatatatatatatatgtatatatatatatatatatatatatatgtatatatatatatatatatatatatatatatatatatatatatatatatatatatatatatatacaggtaaatatatctatccatctatatgctgtgtatatatatatatatatatatatatatatatatatatatatatatatatatatatatatatatatatatatatatatatatatatatatatatatatatacaggtaaatatatctatccatctatatgctgtgtatatatatatatatatatatatatatatatatatatatatatatatatatatatatatatatatatatatatatatatatatatatatatatatgtatatatatatatatatatatatatatatatatatatatatatatatatatatatatatatatatatatatatatatatatatatatatatatatatatatatatatatacagcatatagatggatagatataccggcccccagacacgtttttttctctaaatgtggcccccaagtcaaaataaatgcccaggcttgttctaaagcttagtgatatatcagatcgtaggtggggtttttttttacccttagcgttcatatttcgccgtttttgttgcgttttgtttaattgtaaaatatgttgatcgtgagcgccacactgtaaacccacaccaaaaaagaatgacaaattcgggagaaaatccgcaccgtaacacaacataaacacaacagaacaaatacccagaaccccttgcagcactaactcttccggaacgctacaatatacaccctatcccctaccccccgcccccccacctcaaccccacccacctcaacctcctcatgctctctcagggagagcatgtcccaaatttcaagctgctgttttgaggcatgttaaaaaaaagaatgcactttgtgacttcaataatagatatggcagtgccatgttggcattttttccataacttgagttgatttattttggaaaaccttgttacattgtttaatgcatccagcggggcatcacaacaaaattaggcataataatgtgttaattccacgactgtatatatcggtatcggttgatatcggaatcggtaattaagagttggacaatatcggaatatcggatatctgtaaaaaagccattatcggacatctctagtttttagtattcaatcagacattattgtgaggttttgtattagtgttcctagaaataggacccaagcacacattctgtacagcagatttttacagctgtgtttgtgtgtatgtgtgtgtgtgtgtgtgtgtgtgtgtgtgtgtgtgtgtgtgtgtgtgtgtgtgtgtgtgtgtgtgtgtgtgtgtgtgtgtgtgtgtgtgtgtgtgtgtgtgtgtcatcccccagactaaatttggccccccagtcaagataattgcccaggtctgctgtagatgCTCTGTGATTGTGAACTCACTACTACTTACTACACAGTAGTAAGTGGTagcaatttttatttgtaacgatcCAAAATAGATTAAAGAAAAATCtaaaaactatttgtttttaatctgtcctgttcagccactcaggcaaatcatataattgACGTAGACTCCCATATCTTgatcagatttactttagaattaagaagtgttggatacttctttcgttgccttatttgactttatttattgTTTGAGTAGAATTTTACTGaacatcttatttttatttttaaactaatACAGAAATTCATCAGCTctgttttatggaggaatgtagttaatcacagaactggcatccaatgttatcaaaaaatattgattttgaatccagAATTGATTCTGAAGAATCAAATCCGATACCGTAGGaatggggattcatatggccctattcgttgcagtttacctgacacttaAAACGTGACAAATTGTGGGGTGCTCTATCCACTTTAGAAGCCAGATGGCGgtaaagtgttgaatatcttaaaaagtgttttgtgtgcaatttcaactttgaccacGGTGTTAGTTGCTCTGCAGCTTGTCACttcccatcattttcagcagactgcattgcaaaatgaataCACCTTCCACCCAGGAATGCAACCATATGAGTCCCTTCCCTATTGTACATTGCACCACTGATGACAAAACCCAAGTAAAATGGTCTCATGTTACCTTTTTGTGCTCTTTAGTTTTACGCAGCATTACATCCTTACCGCAGTCCTCACCTTGGTGCCAGTTCTATTGAGCTGTACCGGGAAGCCTACACATCCATCCCTTATGCTAACAAGGAGTGGTAAGTGACAATAACCTCATAGGTCCCACCAGACTGGTTGTGTGCCCATAAAGCACACAAACGAGCCTTGTTACGTAGATAAAAGACACCTGTTACGGAAACAGCCTCTTCTGTTACTGCAGATAAGAACAAAGAGCTATCAGAGAACTTAAGGGATAGACTGGAAGGGGCTGCAAGACCACTTTGCAAGGAAATTGACGAGACGGAGCCCAGTGTTTGTGCAATAGTTTGAAAATAATAACCGTGACGGTCCATGAAAGATTGAAGAGGATTGTGAGAAAAGTCAAGGACGAGAATCAGTGAGGAAGGAGGATCTCTNNNNNNNNNNNNNNNNNNNNgtggtttatctgttatacagtgctcaataccggggtagagcggaatatacgttaggtcaggaaaaaccacaagaggctatatcatccctacaagcctgtttcccaggaaaacctgtgaaacaggtttgtagggatgatatagcctcttttttcttgacctaacatatatatatttatgtgtatatgtagctTTGAtggagcaagctacttttgccatgtGCTTGCTACAATTCACTGGGTATAGATTCccctgtagtttagctacatttaattgacAGTAACTTGTAGGTTAGCTTGCTACATTTTTCAAGTATCTTGCCCGTCACTAGGTACGCCCCACTTTTTGTATGATTCggcttttgacaaaataatgttcCCAAATGTTTTCCCCAGTTTTCGTATACATGCAGTCATCCCTGGCTGTATCACGCTTCAAATCTCGCGGCTTCACCACatcacagatttttttaaatcaaagtgtttttttgttgtttttttcagtaAATTCCATGTATTTTAGCCTCAATTAAGTTTTATTTGTGTATAATATACGTCTTATTTTCTAATAACTGTGTTGTGGCAATGTTGTGAAAATATTCAACAAGCAGAGTTCCATTTCTGGGTAAAAATGGTTATATTATGTCTTTGTTTcttacatttaaaatacttctaATTATGTTTTTTGGTCAACGttttgcacagattatgttttacagaccgttttcaagtcgctctctgaccatctcttcagaatGCTCCATTTTTGGGGcgatcttatttacatgcctccatgTCTTTCCCCCGCCAGTAATATTGGTAGTTTTCAATGCTTTCATAGCGAGTCGACTAAAAGATTAAGTtccaactatacgctactttgtattagaaaggatgcatgtgcacgtacgagccagtctgccccaaaaACAAGCACATAGAGAAAAAGGAGGGGCTTATtggctacaatggcggactcatgCAAAGCACTTGGGGTAAATCTCTACTATATatggattatttatttatttattagcctttatttaaccaggtaaaatcccattgagatcaaagatctcttttccaagggagacctggccaagagggcagcagcaaggttacattaaaaacagtaaacaaatacataaaacatcacatttacgacattaaaacttgctcacataacacatgtgcatacagacaaggtagactgcaatcctttcacagaagctttaaactcattcaacgtaacaagggtttgaagtttaatattcgattgtaggttattccaagccttcgctgctgaaaacctaaatgctttgatggataatccgctgacatcATCAATGACAAAAACGTCACTGctaatggggcaaattccaaatggctcattTACCAGAAGCGTGAAGAAAGGCAGCGTTGTCTGATAAACATCTTCACAATACGTCCGCAGTTTGATTTCAaacttttgggacttatgcagatcccaaatacccaACAGCAGGTACtgtcttttaattttttcaaatgtaaagcactttgtgctaCATTTTATGTATGGAAAGTGCGATACAAAtacagtttgatttgatttgatgtaaCTTTAAAGCAGTGTTTGTTTTACTAATTTTTCATTGAATGGCGTAACACTGTCAGGAGGTGCATTCTTGATTTCGTGTGTGGCCGCACAGTGAAAAGTATTTTCTAGGACTAAAGACCAACAAATAGCGATTGCAGCTAAATATTTCATGAGATAAAATAATGTTGAGAATTTAAGAAATTATTACAATTAACTTTTTTCAATACATTTAGACTTTGAGAGTGTATAACAGTGCATATGTTCGGATCTCATGCCGCATATATCAAGAatagtattatcattattagagatgtctgttaatggctttttttaccgatatccgatattccgatgttgtccaactcttaattaccgattccgatatcaaccgataccgatatattcagtcgtgtaattaacacattagtatgcctaattttgttgtgatgccccgctggatgcattaaacaatgtaacaaggttttccaaaataaatcaactcaagttatggaaaaaaatgccaacatggcactgctatatttattattgaagtcacaaagtgcataattttttttaacatgcctcaaaacagcagcttggaatttgggacatgctctccctgagagagcatgaggaggttgaggtgagcggggttgaggtgggggtgggggggtagggggtagcggggggtgcatattgtagcgtgccggaagagttagtgctgcaaggggttctgggtatttgttctgttgtgtttatgttgtgttacggtgcggatgttctcccgaaatgtgtttgtcattcttgtttggtgtgggttcacagtgtggcgcatatttttaacggtgttaaagttgtttatatgggcaccctcagtgtgacctgtatggctgttgaccaagtattcacttgtgtgtgtgtaaagccgtagatatcatgtgattgggcctttaaggtttattggcgctctgtacttctccctacgtctgtgtaccactccgtacagcggcgttttgaaaagtgatacattttatttttttaaaccgataccgataatttccgatattacattttaaagcatttatcggccgataatatcggcagtccgatattatcggacacctctaatcATTATTACTACTCAAATAGTTTTATAGGACAAACAActgtaaaaaacacatttattgtgCCAATAATATATTAAAATCATCTGTTGGACGCTCAGGGTATGATGCGCATTGTCACGAAGAAACAACCAGGTGTTGTCCTGCCACAACTCTCACCTCTTCCCGCACTCTCTTTGTTTGTCTGGCCCTGTTTTAAGAACGTGCAGTGGACCACGCTCCTCACATTGAAGACAACAATTCTGGAAATGTTTTTTATCTTCCTATGGAAACTGACCACTCACACATTAACCTTGTAGGGGATTAAAGAGACACCTCAACATTTGGCTTAcatgacaaaataaataacatCGTCAGCACCTTTCCTTACCAGCAGATTTGACATTTATTAACTCAGCTTTCAGAGAGGcactatacacataaatacagacAGTGTGTTCCCATGTCAGAATGGCAACAACCAATAACAAATTGACGGTTTAAACATTTCAtatttgtatgtacagtacatactggACTTAAAAgtaggaaaataaaaatatttatatctTAAATACTTCATGGAC encodes:
- the LOC133663795 gene encoding putative methyltransferase DDB_G0268948, producing MAHRLFEGKEHASSYRKYRIAPSDHLIEHVIDFAGKQKGGPLELAVDVGCGSGQGTVQLAKHFASVVGTDISPAQIQEALEHAKEPNITYRQCVAEELPFADGSVDLITAMSAFHWFDRPRFLQEAHRVLKPHGCLALLNYTVEMDLSYPGCCLQSLNQVCKEFYAALHPYRSPHLGASSIELYREAYTSIPYANKEW